One Bradyrhizobium zhanjiangense DNA segment encodes these proteins:
- a CDS encoding NrsF family protein: protein MIKTPDLIASLAANATPVRRLRPPVMRAACWLLLAAVVLTLLAVNQGIRPDLVQRLQEPAFVVSMAAAALTGVLAAIAAFLVSLPDRSRLWLLLPIPALILWLSNVGYQCLTQWVAIGPDGMSVGEAARCFATLVLTSLPLSLAMLVMLRYAAPLRPTAATFMGSLAVAAITATALSLFHVIDATVMILMWNFGTAILFVGLAGVFGRKMFRWVAPRTLYAKD from the coding sequence GTGATCAAAACACCCGATCTCATTGCTTCCCTAGCGGCAAACGCCACGCCGGTGCGGCGGTTGCGACCGCCAGTCATGCGGGCGGCGTGCTGGCTCCTGCTCGCAGCGGTCGTCTTGACGCTGCTGGCCGTCAACCAGGGGATTCGCCCCGACCTGGTGCAGCGGCTGCAGGAGCCAGCCTTTGTCGTCAGCATGGCGGCCGCAGCTCTGACGGGCGTGCTCGCGGCCATCGCGGCCTTCCTGGTCAGCCTCCCCGATCGGTCGCGCCTGTGGCTTCTGCTGCCGATACCCGCCCTGATCCTGTGGCTTTCGAATGTCGGCTATCAGTGCCTCACGCAATGGGTCGCAATCGGACCTGACGGCATGAGCGTTGGCGAGGCCGCGCGTTGCTTCGCCACGCTCGTGCTCACGAGCCTGCCATTGTCGCTCGCGATGCTCGTGATGCTGCGCTACGCGGCGCCGCTCCGTCCCACCGCCGCGACCTTCATGGGCAGCCTGGCCGTCGCCGCGATCACGGCAACGGCGCTGTCGCTATTCCACGTCATCGATGCGACCGTGATGATCCTGATGTGGAACTTCGGCACGGCGATCCTGTTTGTTGGGCTCGCGGGCGTGTTTGGCCGGAAAATGTTCCGATGGGTGGCGCCGCGAACGCTTTATGCGAAGGACTGA
- a CDS encoding efflux RND transporter periplasmic adaptor subunit, with protein MTNQSSDPIHHVRTPRAAKALAAATVLVSIALTGCNDHAAQTRATLVRTTIVQPRDRQAAITLTGEVQARFRADLSFRVSGRVIARTVDVGAHVNEGDVLARLDPAEQQADVDAATAAVASAEAQLRVAKATFERQKALIASGFTTRTVYDQAQEGLRTAEGVLEAAKAQLGTSREALGYTVLRAEADGVITARNLEVGQIVPAAQPVFSLAQDGERDAVFEVYESVFLGQTDSRCVTLALVSDPGVTATGEMREISPAIDAKSSTIRVKVSIENPAAALTLGSAVSGTVKAKAQKEIALPWSALMAAGRRPAVWTVDPKTQTASLKPVTVGAYEAGQVLIKAGLEPGERVVVDGGKLLSVGQSVTEDGGQS; from the coding sequence ATGACAAACCAATCCTCCGATCCGATTCATCACGTTCGAACGCCACGTGCAGCGAAGGCCCTCGCCGCAGCGACCGTGCTTGTCAGCATTGCGCTGACCGGTTGCAATGATCACGCGGCGCAGACACGAGCAACGCTGGTCCGGACCACGATCGTGCAGCCGCGCGACCGGCAAGCCGCCATCACATTGACCGGAGAGGTCCAGGCGCGCTTCCGTGCCGATCTTTCGTTCCGCGTCAGCGGACGTGTGATCGCTCGCACCGTGGATGTTGGTGCTCACGTCAACGAGGGCGACGTCCTCGCCCGGCTCGATCCGGCCGAGCAACAGGCCGATGTCGATGCCGCGACCGCGGCAGTGGCCTCCGCCGAAGCCCAGCTGCGCGTGGCGAAGGCCACGTTCGAGCGGCAGAAAGCGCTGATCGCAAGCGGCTTCACTACCCGGACCGTTTACGACCAGGCCCAGGAAGGTCTGCGAACCGCAGAGGGAGTGCTGGAGGCGGCCAAGGCGCAGCTGGGCACCTCGCGCGAAGCGCTCGGGTATACCGTCCTGCGCGCTGAAGCGGACGGCGTCATTACCGCGCGCAATCTCGAGGTCGGGCAGATCGTTCCGGCAGCCCAACCCGTGTTCTCGCTTGCTCAAGACGGGGAGCGGGATGCCGTCTTCGAGGTCTACGAATCCGTCTTCCTTGGCCAGACCGACAGCCGCTGCGTGACGCTGGCGCTGGTCTCCGATCCCGGCGTGACAGCGACGGGAGAGATGAGAGAGATTTCACCGGCGATCGACGCGAAGAGCTCCACGATCCGCGTCAAGGTGTCCATCGAGAACCCGGCGGCTGCGTTGACGCTGGGCAGCGCCGTCTCGGGAACGGTGAAGGCGAAAGCTCAGAAGGAAATCGCCTTGCCCTGGAGCGCGCTGATGGCCGCAGGCAGGAGGCCTGCCGTCTGGACCGTAGACCCGAAAACGCAGACAGCATCGCTGAAGCCCGTCACGGTCGGCGCCTACGAAGCCGGTCAGGTGCTGATCAAGGCAGGCCTCGAGCCTGGCGAGCGCGTCGTCGTCGACGGCGGCAAGCTCTTGAGCGTCGGTCAGTCGGTCACTGAGGACGGGGGTCAGTCATGA
- a CDS encoding sensor histidine kinase has translation MSVLSPASSGLPEGVLLRELHCRVTNGVAFTINLVSAAAIRVEGTEAKSALSDVVELLHGYADVHRTLAMPAGETLTQAATYIRKLGCGMRRAVLDRMNIQLAFATQSLALQPQRCWHLGLIVHELVMDAARHACFDARAGQIRIKLTRTGALVNCVILDNGSRPARETSDRELRIGRDIARALGGRIEQGFGAEFTSIVLSFPLTERERGANWSIATRQMRAPRRTRATASNKAVLTASAAADQRGPTVETDPLAGLLRQQERGLFIPRQSADALGGLLSPSHRTDAS, from the coding sequence GTGTCTGTGTTGAGCCCAGCCTCGTCTGGCCTGCCGGAAGGCGTGCTGCTGCGCGAGCTGCATTGCAGGGTCACCAACGGTGTCGCCTTCACCATCAATCTGGTCTCCGCCGCCGCAATCAGGGTGGAGGGGACCGAAGCCAAGAGCGCGCTCAGCGATGTCGTCGAGCTGTTGCATGGCTACGCTGACGTGCATCGTACGTTGGCCATGCCGGCGGGTGAAACGCTGACCCAGGCCGCGACCTACATCCGCAAGCTGGGTTGTGGCATGCGCCGGGCAGTCCTGGACCGGATGAACATTCAGCTGGCATTCGCAACCCAGTCGCTCGCGCTTCAGCCGCAGCGCTGCTGGCATCTGGGGCTGATCGTCCATGAGCTCGTGATGGACGCGGCAAGGCACGCTTGTTTCGATGCCCGGGCGGGGCAGATCAGGATCAAGCTGACCCGTACCGGTGCGCTCGTGAACTGCGTGATCCTGGACAACGGCTCACGTCCCGCGCGGGAGACTTCCGACCGCGAATTGCGCATTGGCAGGGATATCGCGCGGGCGCTCGGCGGTCGGATCGAGCAGGGTTTCGGCGCCGAATTCACCTCGATTGTCCTTTCGTTCCCGCTGACCGAGCGCGAACGGGGCGCAAACTGGTCGATCGCAACGCGCCAGATGAGGGCTCCGCGCCGCACGAGAGCCACCGCTTCAAATAAAGCAGTGCTCACGGCAAGCGCGGCGGCCGATCAACGCGGGCCCACCGTTGAGACCGATCCCTTGGCGGGACTACTGCGTCAGCAAGAACGCGGATTGTTCATCCCCCGCCAATCCGCCGATGCGCTTGGCGGGCTGTTGTCGCCTTCCCATCGTACGGACGCGTCATGA
- a CDS encoding TetR/AcrR family transcriptional regulator — translation MQAAIHLYGEMGHNKTTVADIARSLEMSSASVYRFFPSRRAIEEAVVEQVLEEAVSVAAEAAGSSGPALRRLAAILKAIADCNEARPAKHRRLQDLITLAVRENWTVVLTYDDRIRGLVRPVIGVGQARGELQGGSPMALTCCLLEAMDVHLNPSRIGAATLRPSFEEMLRFCTGALRRAPFLQPAEMAAHVQLKAAG, via the coding sequence GTGCAGGCCGCCATCCATCTCTATGGCGAGATGGGACACAACAAGACCACCGTCGCCGACATCGCGCGGAGTCTGGAGATGTCTTCGGCAAGCGTCTATCGATTCTTTCCCTCGAGGCGGGCGATCGAGGAGGCTGTGGTGGAGCAGGTGCTCGAGGAGGCGGTCAGTGTGGCGGCTGAGGCGGCTGGCAGCAGTGGACCAGCGTTACGGCGCCTGGCCGCAATCCTGAAGGCCATCGCCGACTGCAATGAAGCTCGACCGGCGAAGCATCGAAGACTGCAAGACCTGATAACTCTGGCCGTTCGTGAAAACTGGACGGTCGTCCTCACCTACGACGACAGGATCCGAGGGCTGGTGCGACCGGTCATCGGCGTGGGGCAAGCACGCGGTGAACTGCAGGGCGGCAGTCCGATGGCGCTGACCTGCTGCCTGCTGGAAGCCATGGACGTCCATCTCAATCCGTCGCGGATCGGAGCCGCGACGCTGCGACCAAGCTTCGAGGAGATGTTGAGATTTTGTACGGGCGCTTTGCGTCGCGCGCCATTCCTGCAGCCGGCCGAGATGGCAGCTCACGTGCAGCTCAAGGCCGCCGGCTGA
- a CDS encoding efflux RND transporter permease subunit, whose amino-acid sequence MKSFNLSDWALGHRSLVWYFMIAFMAAGLFAYLQLGRQEDPDFTIKTMVIQAQWPGASPEEMTRQVTDRIEKKLEELESLDYTKSVTVAGQTTVFVYLRDSTKAADVKPTWVRVRNMIADIRGDFPRGVIGPGFNDRFGDVFGNVYAFTSDGLSQRQLRDQVEDIRAKALTVPDVGKVDILGAQDEVIYLEFSTRKIAALGLDVHAIMNSLQGQNAVAPSGVFQEGPERISVRVNGQFTSEASLKAVNLRINDRFFPLTDVATITRGYADPPSTLFRYNGQPAIALAIGMKSGGNLLQFGEALKEVMTKIIADLPIGIGVHLVADQPVVVEHAVSGFTEALFEAVIIVLGISFLSLGLRAGLVVAVAIPLVLAITFVVMAYCGISLQRISLGALIIALGLLVDDAMIAVEMMVARLEIGDPLENAATHVYTSTAFPMLTGTLVTVAGFIPIGLNSSNAGEFTFTLFVVIAVSLIVSWIVAVLFTPLLGVTILPAKMKGHHEQKGRLAQMFGRLLLFCMHHRWSTVAVTAGAFLLALFGLQFVQQQFFPSSDRAELVIDWNLPQNASITETNNQMARFEREQLQGNGSVEHWSTYVGTGAPRFVLSFDVQTANTWFGQQVIVTKGAIAARDKLKSQFEDYLRKTFPGTDTYVKLLEVGPPVGRPVQYRLSGPDVAEVRALSQKLAGVIRSSPDLGNVVFDWMEPARVVKVDVLQDKARQLGITSEDIATTLTSVLQGTPITQVRDSIYLVNVTGRATAPERASIDTLRDLQLTGLGGQSVPLGAVANLRYELEQPTIWRRGRIPTITLKAAVVSNVQPKTVVDQLAPKVAEFAKQLPAGYAIKIGGSVEESAKSQGPIVAVVPLMLFVMATVLMVQLQSFSRLFLVFAVAPLALIGVVIAMLPSGAPLGFVAILGVLALIGILIRNSVILIVQIEDLKKEGRPAWDAVVEATEHRMRPILLTAAAASLALIPIAREIFWGPMAYAMMGGIIVGTLLTLLFLPALYVAWFQIRPDHADEAPSHEPEAVPNDAPAEDRPAHHAEQPVLEPQI is encoded by the coding sequence ATGAAGTCGTTCAACCTCTCCGACTGGGCGCTCGGCCATCGTTCGCTCGTCTGGTATTTCATGATCGCCTTCATGGCGGCCGGCCTGTTTGCCTATCTCCAGCTGGGACGACAGGAGGATCCTGACTTTACCATCAAGACCATGGTGATACAGGCGCAGTGGCCGGGCGCCTCGCCCGAGGAGATGACGAGGCAGGTCACCGACCGGATCGAGAAGAAGCTGGAGGAGCTGGAATCGCTCGACTACACCAAGAGCGTGACGGTCGCGGGTCAGACCACCGTCTTCGTCTACTTGCGCGATTCGACCAAGGCGGCAGACGTCAAGCCGACTTGGGTGCGCGTCCGCAATATGATCGCAGACATCAGGGGCGATTTTCCACGTGGCGTGATCGGACCCGGTTTCAACGACCGCTTTGGTGACGTCTTCGGCAACGTCTATGCCTTCACCAGCGACGGCTTGAGCCAGCGACAGCTCCGCGACCAGGTCGAGGACATCCGGGCCAAGGCGCTGACGGTGCCCGATGTCGGCAAGGTCGACATTCTCGGCGCGCAGGACGAGGTGATCTATCTCGAATTCTCCACCCGCAAGATCGCGGCGCTCGGCCTCGACGTCCACGCCATCATGAATTCGCTGCAGGGCCAAAACGCGGTGGCGCCCTCCGGCGTGTTCCAGGAGGGGCCGGAGCGGATCAGCGTCCGCGTCAACGGCCAGTTCACCTCGGAGGCGAGCCTGAAGGCGGTCAATCTGCGCATCAACGACCGCTTCTTCCCGCTGACGGATGTCGCGACCATCACGCGCGGCTACGCCGATCCGCCGTCAACCCTGTTCCGATACAACGGTCAGCCCGCCATCGCGCTCGCGATCGGCATGAAATCCGGGGGCAATTTGCTCCAGTTCGGCGAGGCGCTGAAGGAGGTGATGACGAAGATCATCGCCGACCTGCCGATCGGCATCGGGGTCCACCTCGTGGCCGACCAGCCCGTCGTGGTCGAGCATGCCGTCTCGGGCTTCACCGAAGCGCTGTTCGAGGCCGTGATCATCGTGCTCGGCATCAGCTTCCTGAGCCTGGGCCTGCGTGCCGGTCTGGTGGTTGCCGTCGCCATTCCGCTCGTGCTTGCGATCACCTTCGTGGTGATGGCCTATTGCGGGATCTCGCTGCAGCGCATTTCGCTGGGCGCGCTGATCATCGCGCTCGGGCTCCTGGTCGACGACGCCATGATCGCGGTCGAAATGATGGTGGCGCGGCTCGAGATCGGGGATCCGCTCGAAAACGCGGCAACCCACGTCTATACGTCGACCGCGTTCCCGATGCTGACGGGAACGCTGGTCACCGTGGCCGGCTTCATCCCGATCGGGCTCAACAGCAGCAACGCCGGCGAGTTCACCTTCACCCTGTTCGTGGTGATCGCGGTGTCGCTGATCGTCTCATGGATCGTGGCGGTCTTGTTCACGCCGCTGCTTGGCGTCACTATTCTGCCTGCGAAAATGAAGGGACATCACGAGCAGAAGGGCCGCCTCGCGCAGATGTTCGGGCGCCTGCTGCTGTTCTGCATGCATCATCGCTGGAGCACCGTCGCGGTGACGGCCGGCGCCTTCCTGCTCGCCCTGTTCGGCTTGCAGTTCGTGCAGCAGCAGTTCTTCCCCTCGTCGGACCGCGCCGAGCTCGTGATTGACTGGAACCTGCCGCAGAATGCCTCGATCACCGAGACCAACAACCAGATGGCGCGCTTCGAGCGCGAGCAATTGCAGGGCAACGGCTCGGTCGAGCACTGGTCGACTTACGTCGGAACCGGCGCGCCGCGCTTCGTGCTGTCGTTCGACGTGCAGACGGCCAACACCTGGTTCGGCCAGCAGGTGATCGTGACCAAGGGCGCTATCGCCGCGCGCGACAAGCTGAAGTCGCAATTCGAGGACTATTTGCGGAAGACGTTCCCCGGCACCGACACCTACGTCAAGCTGCTCGAGGTCGGTCCTCCCGTCGGCCGTCCGGTGCAATACCGCCTGAGCGGCCCCGACGTCGCTGAAGTCCGCGCTCTCTCGCAGAAGCTTGCCGGCGTCATTCGCAGCAGTCCTGACCTCGGCAACGTGGTGTTCGACTGGATGGAGCCGGCGCGCGTCGTCAAGGTCGACGTGCTCCAGGACAAGGCACGTCAGCTCGGTATCACCTCGGAAGATATCGCCACCACCCTGACCTCGGTGCTCCAGGGCACGCCGATCACGCAGGTGCGCGACAGCATCTATCTCGTCAATGTCACGGGACGAGCGACCGCGCCGGAACGCGCTTCGATCGATACGCTGCGCGACCTGCAACTGACCGGGCTCGGCGGCCAGTCCGTGCCGCTCGGGGCCGTCGCCAATCTGCGCTACGAGCTGGAGCAGCCCACGATCTGGCGGCGCGGCAGGATTCCAACGATTACTCTCAAGGCCGCCGTCGTCAGCAACGTTCAGCCGAAGACGGTCGTCGACCAGCTCGCGCCGAAGGTGGCGGAGTTTGCCAAGCAGCTGCCCGCGGGCTACGCGATCAAGATCGGCGGCTCGGTGGAGGAGAGTGCCAAGAGCCAGGGACCGATCGTCGCGGTGGTGCCGCTGATGCTGTTCGTCATGGCCACCGTGCTGATGGTGCAGCTGCAGAGCTTTTCGCGGCTGTTCCTGGTGTTCGCGGTCGCGCCGCTCGCGCTGATCGGCGTCGTCATCGCCATGCTCCCGAGCGGTGCGCCGCTGGGCTTCGTGGCTATTCTCGGCGTGCTGGCCCTCATCGGCATCCTGATCCGAAACTCCGTGATCCTGATCGTGCAGATCGAGGATCTCAAGAAGGAGGGCCGGCCGGCCTGGGATGCCGTGGTGGAAGCAACCGAGCACCGCATGCGTCCGATCCTGCTCACGGCCGCCGCAGCAAGTCTCGCGCTCATTCCGATCGCGCGGGAAATTTTCTGGGGCCCGATGGCCTACGCCATGATGGGCGGCATCATCGTCGGTACGCTGCTGACGCTGCTGTTTCTGCCGGCGCTGTATGTGGCGTGGTTCCAGATCCGTCCGGATCATGCGGATGAAGCACCTTCACACGAGCCGGAAGCCGTTCCGAACGACGCGCCGGCTGAAGACAGGCCCGCTCACCACGCCGAGCAGCCTGTGCTCGAGCCCCAAATCTAG
- a CDS encoding TetR/AcrR family transcriptional regulator, with protein sequence MKKTKRGRPPKDLAGDAPARILDAAQQLFLEKGYRSASIDDISELAPASKPTIYAHFPGKEALFAAVVARTIDGLTDFEGFSPQGRTIEDKLMSLGTAIVERVVEESLGMVRATIAESQRFPELSRNVHDAARDRSLAAVSQLLDDATQKLARTPKGPFSAKRSRATAQIFLDLILLPMLFRSLVGETQKDLKKELPGFVRERVGFFLAACETDWSY encoded by the coding sequence ATGAAGAAGACGAAGCGAGGCAGACCGCCCAAGGATCTTGCCGGCGACGCGCCAGCGCGCATTCTCGATGCGGCCCAGCAGCTGTTTCTGGAGAAGGGCTACCGCAGCGCTAGCATCGACGACATTTCCGAGCTTGCTCCTGCGAGCAAGCCGACGATCTATGCCCACTTCCCCGGCAAGGAAGCGCTGTTCGCGGCGGTCGTGGCACGCACCATCGACGGCTTGACGGACTTCGAGGGCTTTTCGCCCCAGGGCCGCACCATCGAGGACAAGCTGATGAGCCTCGGGACCGCCATCGTCGAAAGGGTGGTCGAGGAATCGCTCGGCATGGTGCGCGCGACGATCGCGGAATCGCAGCGGTTCCCCGAACTGAGCCGCAACGTTCACGACGCTGCGCGCGATCGCTCCCTGGCCGCGGTGTCCCAGTTGCTGGACGACGCCACGCAGAAGCTCGCTCGCACCCCGAAGGGCCCTTTCAGCGCCAAGCGAAGCCGTGCTACCGCGCAGATCTTTCTCGACCTGATTCTGCTACCGATGCTGTTTCGGTCGCTCGTCGGTGAAACTCAGAAGGACCTGAAGAAGGAGCTTCCCGGTTTCGTGCGCGAGCGCGTGGGCTTCTTCCTGGCCGCCTGCGAGACGGACTGGTCGTACTAG
- a CDS encoding efflux RND transporter periplasmic adaptor subunit — translation MKRQVMMIAGTLAAASLLTGCQQETSAPEPVRPVFSMVAKPNSGDSTIAVGVVEPRYKTNLGFRVLGRLTSRPVYVGDIVSEGQIIGTIDPTALDLAVRAAKAQLAKAEAQLATARATEERQRTLITSDATTRQTLDNAEQARAGAEASVAQEQANLTKAIEQLGYAQIRADFGGVVTAVGAEVGQVVSPGQTVVTVARPDIREAVVDIGEDLPVPLEVGLPFTVSLQLLPTVQVEGRIREIAPQADAVTRLRRVRIALDNPPESYRLGATVTAKFGKDQSKVLRLPASAVLAKDGVDFVWVVDQSAGTVSLQKIDGVAEPAGIRVTGGLAAGTRVVTAGIHSLKPGQHVRFEQDQEP, via the coding sequence ATGAAGCGACAGGTCATGATGATCGCTGGCACGCTCGCGGCGGCCTCGCTGCTCACCGGCTGTCAGCAGGAGACGAGCGCGCCGGAGCCCGTGCGCCCCGTGTTCTCAATGGTGGCCAAGCCGAACAGCGGTGACAGCACGATTGCGGTCGGCGTCGTCGAGCCGCGCTACAAGACCAACCTTGGCTTTCGCGTACTCGGGCGGCTGACTTCGCGTCCGGTCTACGTTGGCGACATCGTCAGCGAAGGACAGATCATCGGGACGATTGATCCCACCGCACTCGATCTCGCCGTTCGCGCGGCCAAAGCTCAGCTTGCCAAGGCCGAGGCGCAGCTTGCGACGGCCAGGGCCACGGAAGAGCGGCAACGCACGCTCATCACCAGCGATGCGACCACCAGGCAGACGCTTGATAATGCCGAGCAGGCCCGCGCTGGCGCCGAAGCGAGCGTCGCGCAGGAACAGGCGAACCTGACCAAAGCGATCGAGCAACTCGGCTATGCCCAGATCAGAGCCGACTTCGGCGGCGTCGTCACCGCCGTCGGCGCGGAGGTTGGCCAGGTGGTCTCGCCCGGTCAAACCGTCGTGACGGTCGCGCGCCCGGACATTCGCGAGGCGGTGGTCGATATCGGGGAAGACCTGCCTGTGCCGCTCGAAGTCGGTCTTCCGTTCACCGTCAGCCTGCAGCTCCTCCCTACCGTTCAGGTCGAGGGCAGGATTCGCGAAATCGCGCCACAAGCCGACGCCGTGACGCGGCTGCGACGCGTCCGGATTGCGCTCGACAACCCGCCCGAAAGCTACCGTCTCGGCGCGACGGTCACGGCAAAGTTCGGCAAGGATCAGAGCAAGGTCTTGCGCCTGCCCGCATCGGCGGTCCTCGCCAAGGACGGCGTCGATTTCGTCTGGGTGGTCGATCAGTCCGCCGGCACCGTCTCGCTGCAGAAGATCGATGGTGTCGCCGAACCGGCGGGCATCCGCGTCACCGGCGGGCTTGCCGCGGGCACCCGCGTCGTTACTGCCGGAATTCACAGCCTCAAGCCGGGACAGCACGTCCGCTTCGAACAGGATCAAGAGCCATGA
- a CDS encoding PepSY domain-containing protein produces MSKQHLLALIVSTATLAATCAVADVRNAPAADSQTAAAQSDTEEAAIRRVLSEFRTTRVPLSRAMLIAEHLHDGSKTADISFEIDGPPVYRVRTIKNEHVWENVVDANTGRITGKELTSSLKELDRNDLANVLALRWIKQELSDAVEVAERAAAGSALAGGVIRQDGKLNFVIVVAAGDHLKEVMLEPPKVGKQESSRH; encoded by the coding sequence ATGTCGAAACAGCATTTGCTTGCCCTGATCGTGTCGACCGCCACGCTGGCCGCCACCTGCGCCGTGGCGGACGTCAGAAATGCCCCAGCGGCCGACAGTCAAACTGCGGCCGCGCAGAGCGATACCGAAGAGGCCGCCATCCGCCGCGTCCTCTCGGAATTCCGCACCACGCGCGTCCCGCTCAGCCGAGCGATGCTGATTGCGGAACACCTGCATGACGGCTCGAAGACCGCCGACATCAGCTTCGAAATCGACGGCCCGCCCGTCTATCGCGTCCGCACGATCAAAAATGAACACGTGTGGGAGAACGTCGTCGATGCCAATACCGGCAGGATCACCGGCAAGGAGCTGACGTCGTCGCTGAAGGAGCTCGATCGCAACGACCTCGCCAACGTCCTCGCCCTGAGATGGATCAAGCAGGAGTTGTCGGATGCCGTAGAGGTCGCTGAGAGAGCGGCGGCCGGCAGCGCGCTGGCCGGTGGCGTGATCCGACAGGACGGCAAGCTCAACTTCGTGATCGTCGTCGCCGCCGGGGACCATTTGAAGGAAGTGATGCTCGAGCCGCCCAAAGTCGGAAAGCAGGAATCGAGCCGTCACTAA
- a CDS encoding peroxiredoxin-like family protein, which translates to MTNPAPLFPRQPVPPLHVDLASGGSFDPASEKPAQFTLLVFYRGLHCPICKTQLKELESKLDEFDKRGVAVVAISSDTRERALQTTEAWGLTRLRIGYGLDLAVARRWGLFVSSGRGMTSAGVEEPARFSEPALYLIRPDGTLYFGSVQTMPFARPHFSDILAAIDYVLKNNYPARGEATDV; encoded by the coding sequence ATGACCAATCCCGCACCACTGTTTCCACGGCAGCCCGTACCGCCGCTCCACGTCGACCTTGCCTCGGGCGGCTCCTTCGATCCCGCAAGCGAGAAGCCGGCGCAGTTCACGCTTCTCGTGTTCTATCGAGGCCTTCACTGCCCGATTTGCAAGACCCAGCTGAAGGAATTGGAATCGAAGCTCGACGAGTTCGACAAGCGCGGCGTTGCCGTGGTGGCAATATCATCCGACACGAGAGAACGAGCGTTGCAGACCACGGAAGCCTGGGGATTGACGCGGCTGCGCATCGGCTATGGACTCGATCTCGCTGTTGCGCGGCGCTGGGGCTTGTTCGTTTCATCAGGGCGCGGCATGACGTCGGCCGGTGTCGAAGAGCCCGCGCGCTTCTCCGAGCCCGCGCTCTATCTGATCCGGCCGGACGGCACGCTGTACTTCGGCAGCGTCCAGACCATGCCGTTCGCGCGGCCGCACTTCTCCGACATTCTGGCTGCGATCGACTATGTGCTCAAGAACAACTATCCGGCGCGCGGTGAAGCAACGGACGTGTAG
- a CDS encoding DoxX family protein: protein MTTHVSIAAIENAVRELAAWLARVARMVAPPVLRIALAVPFFKSGLTKWDGFLSLSPAAEFLFEDEFKLHIFGQAYDFPLPTAVAYLDSIAEIVLPVLLVLGLATRFSALALLVMTGVIQLVVPEGWANFHLPWAGLALALIALGPGALSLDHWFERLPRPWKQGGA from the coding sequence ATGACCACGCATGTGAGCATCGCAGCGATCGAGAATGCCGTTCGAGAGCTTGCGGCTTGGCTCGCCCGCGTCGCTCGGATGGTAGCTCCACCGGTGCTGCGGATCGCGCTCGCCGTGCCCTTCTTCAAATCCGGGTTGACCAAGTGGGATGGCTTTCTCTCGCTGTCGCCGGCTGCCGAGTTCCTGTTCGAGGACGAGTTCAAGCTGCATATTTTTGGCCAGGCTTACGACTTCCCCCTTCCGACCGCCGTCGCGTACCTCGATAGCATTGCCGAGATCGTGCTTCCCGTTCTGCTTGTCCTTGGTCTCGCGACCCGCTTTTCGGCGCTGGCCCTCCTGGTCATGACGGGAGTCATTCAACTCGTGGTGCCGGAGGGGTGGGCGAATTTTCACCTGCCCTGGGCGGGGCTGGCGCTGGCCCTCATCGCCCTTGGTCCCGGGGCGCTCTCCCTCGACCATTGGTTTGAACGGCTGCCGCGGCCCTGGAAACAGGGAGGCGCCTGA
- a CDS encoding sigma-70 family RNA polymerase sigma factor: MTHDPRSRGLRLVGKDDSGGAHPTTSVARDVDWSILMARAQEGDRAAYHRLLQEITPYLRSLAARRHRDPGDVEDSVQDVLLTVHSIRQTYDPARPFAPWLVAIANRRFIDRLRRQGRTRDREIPLTAEHETFCEPAANLEERPDQRELEGMVNNLPPAQQSAIRLLKLKELSLKEAAALSGMSVTSLKVNAHRALKSLRRMLLDRSEP, from the coding sequence ATGACGCACGACCCTCGCAGCCGTGGACTGAGACTCGTCGGAAAGGACGACAGCGGCGGCGCGCACCCGACAACCTCGGTCGCCAGGGATGTCGACTGGTCTATCCTGATGGCCCGCGCACAGGAGGGGGATCGAGCCGCCTATCACCGGCTGCTTCAGGAAATCACGCCGTATTTGCGTTCCCTTGCGGCGCGGCGGCACCGTGACCCCGGCGATGTCGAGGATTCGGTTCAGGACGTTCTTCTGACCGTCCATTCAATCCGGCAGACCTACGATCCGGCCCGGCCCTTTGCGCCGTGGCTGGTCGCAATCGCCAACCGGCGATTCATTGATCGGCTGCGCCGCCAGGGTCGCACCAGAGACCGTGAAATACCTTTGACCGCCGAGCATGAAACCTTTTGCGAGCCTGCAGCGAACCTAGAAGAGAGACCGGACCAGCGAGAGCTCGAGGGGATGGTCAATAACCTCCCTCCTGCCCAACAGAGTGCGATCCGGTTGCTCAAGCTCAAGGAGTTGTCATTAAAGGAGGCGGCAGCATTGAGCGGCATGTCCGTCACGTCTCTTAAGGTGAACGCCCATCGCGCGCTGAAGAGCCTGCGGAGAATGCTGCTCGACCGGAGCGAACCGTGA